Within the Musa acuminata AAA Group cultivar baxijiao chromosome BXJ2-9, Cavendish_Baxijiao_AAA, whole genome shotgun sequence genome, the region GAACAAATCATATTACAATATCACAAACATATTATAAGGAAATTATTATACCAGGTTCTGGCACAAGCCAAAAGCATATGGAGCCATCTCTTCACCAAACTTGCCCACAATGGTCTCAAGAGTGAAGACAAGGTCTTCATTCTCAACCTCATTCATAAGTTTAAAGAACTCTGCACATAAAAATTTAAAGATCTTAGGAAGGAATAGAGTAAAGCAGATATTAAATGAAATATGACTCTGCATACCATCAAGTAATTGAGGAAGAATTGGTCGGATCTCATTTAGATCTACACCAAAAACATAACTCAAAGTTACTTCAGatgataaatcaataaaaattccACTGAATTAGGTTACAGCTAAGGTTAGCTTAAGCATACCTTGGCAAGCCTCAATGAATGAGCGCAAAGCAAAAACTGAATCAACACGCACAGGAAGCTCTGGATCCCGCATTCCAGAAACAACACAGTGAAAGGCTCTCCGAAAATTGTTCTGGTCAGAGAAGTTGATATGTGCATATTGCCCAGCAACCCATGCTGCCTAGTATTCAATCAAATAGATCCATAAATTCAAAAGTTTTGATATTAACAATTAAATGGAAATCTtgatttgattttaaaaaaataaaaataaactaccCAAAAAATCACAATAAGAAAATGGTACTTTGTAAATCAGCAACATGGCACAAAGAATAGTTAGGCAATAGTATAAGTCTCGTAAAAGCATCACTAGCATGGCATGAGAACAAGCAGCAACAGACAATGCCACTGATAAATTTGATTGGTatgtaaaattaatttttgactctgggAGGAACAATAGTAGTGCTTGGATGTTCAGAAACAAAAGAGGGAAACATGACCCAACACCAAGCACAGAGATTAAGTAAATAGGAAAAGAGGTGTAACCTTTGCTCGAAGGTGACCAACAGGACTTGAGAACTCAGGAAGAACATGTTGAACTAACAACCGCTCTAGCTCTGATTTGTAAGGCTCAGATTGCTTCAGTTTATCACATAATGTTCCAATAGCTAGAAGAGCACCATCTTTCTGACGATACGGTTTAAGTTCAATAGGTGCCTCATCATATCTGGTACAAGTAATCATATAAAATATGTAAAGAACCATGAAGAGAACAAGTACAAGAGGATATAAAGGACCAACGAGTTAAGCAACCTCCTAAAAATCTCCACAATGAAATGAATAAGTTTCTGTAGGTTCCCTTTTCCATGTTTTCTCACTAATTCACTCACAAAATCCATGGCTGCTGTTCGAGGACTGTATAGATCTTCAATAATATCTGGAATAAAGAAAACTACATGATACTAGTCTATATTAAATTCAAAGACGCTATTCAGAATCTATATCTCACAGAATGCCATATCAGTACAGAACAGAGTCTAAGCTCACCATAACCCTTTCTGACATACTCATGTGGATCTTCAGTCCATAACTTCTGATCATTGTCATTGAAACACATCAGAGGAAAGATGATCTCAAAAAGAAGAATGTCAAGCTGTGGTTGCAGCAACTGATACATACTGTTCTTTGAAACACTGCAGAGCATTAATGCAATTGAGCTAGTTCATAATAGTTAAGAAAACTATCTGCAACCACAAAACTAAGAGGACAACGACATGCTGGAAATAGCATTAAAGTAACAGCCAAAAAAATAAGCAATGTGAATGTATCATCCAACAGAACTAAAGCAAATTTGCATCCCAGATAAAGAATGTGTTGTAAGATAAGAAACCAAAAGAACTAGATTTCCATTACCAAAGAGAAATATGATTCCACAAGAAAACCTAGAGTTCACTATAAAAATGCCCAACCATGAAGCCAACAAAAAGGGGTTTGACAAATAGCAATCTGCAGTCATCATAACATACAGCCAACCAAGAAACAAAGGCATTCATTACatgatttatattattattacataTATGATTTTACTTAATACTCTGTCCTGGAATGtacaacatcaaagaagaagaaaaggtaaCAGATATAGAAAATAATATATTCAGAATAAGAAATGTCACTGAGATATTCCAATCAGGAAAGCCAAAAATAAAGAATCTATATAAGATTTCTCCACACTatagataaaaattttataagtcGCCTATCTGGTAAATCAAGCATGCTTCAATGAGAATAATGCATTCAAATCGAGCCAAGAACTGGAATTCTTCTCATCTTTCTAATTAGATGCCACCCGTAGACTGCCCCAAcagttatttttcatttttaaaaattcaagaaaatattCCTTGTTTTACAAAGATCTCTTCCTCAAAAGTCACAGAAATTCCAAAACAAGGCCTTTGACCTCAATATATAAGATTGAGTACCAGATTCAAGGAGGCATAGATAGTGGAAATTGTATTTAGCAGATGGCACATcttcaaaaagattataacagagAAATAATTTACAAGATAAGGCAATTCAACCACTTAACCCCCTGAAATTAACAAAAACAAGCAACTAGGGAGAGCAAAGCAAGACAAACCTGCTGCTGAGATATTGAAGTATAAGGTTGATAATCCTATCAGGCAGATAACCGCCTGTACGAAGAACACCAAGCAACTGTAAGTGGCATACCAAAATTTTACCAGCATAACTCTTCTGAAACATTTGAGCAAATGCTTTGCTCTCTGCCTTCCGAAGCTTCAGATCTCCAAACCTTTTAGCAATTTTTCACAAGTAAATAAACTGAAGATGATTGAAAGATCATGCTTCACATTTCAGCAACTAAAATTCTCACCTAGTATATAAACGATTTAATATGTGAACAGTCCACTTCTTAACTTTCCACCATCCCCAAGATTTCCTTAGATCAGGATCACATGGCTGACCTTCCAAAGGAACAGGTCTCTCCAATAAATTCAAGTATAGAACCATCCATGCAGTGAATACATTGGGATCAAGTAGCTTTTGTGGAATCTCTAACTGAaaagcatttaaagcaaaaaaattAAACAATGTTCTCTGAACAGAAACTACATTTGTTTGACAAACTCACATATATAGATGACCAGAATATTTTGCATATGAGCTTGATAAGAACAGCTACTTCAATTGAGGGGTTCATAATCTGAATAAGTTTATTGAATATGTTCAACAGCAGAGGAAATGTATCCTCAACGATGAGATGAAGTGGTGTCCGCTCATCATCAGACTTGAACCttagaacaaaaagaaaaggccAGTCAAGTCGTGTGTCATCCAAAAATAGCATCTCATGTAAAGTAGCATTCTTTGACAATAAACTGTTGCAATTGAGTCATCcactataattttaaattatttaattatgttTTCAGTAACATATAGAAATGTATAAATGTTCCAAAGACATTATGCTCTTAAACACTTGTTTGGAGTTGACAAATTTGTACACACATCAGTAAATATCAGGCAAAGAATTGAAATCTCATATTGGGTGTGGTCCAGAGAATCTCTACATTTAAACACCAACCATAATGTGCCACCTTTTGTTATAATAGTAGCCTTTCATCTTCAATTTCAATTTTCAGCAACAACATGGAATTTCTTAAGCTACTACTTAAACACCAAATAACAAATAATATCAGACATGCAAATCTGCTGTTAATCTGCTTTAACTGCAGAAAACAGAGGAATGGGAGAATGAGATAGaagattagaaaaatatcaaGATAGTAAACAATAGGCCAAGTGCCTGCTGCCTAGCTCTCTTCTTTCATTTTAAAATTTGGCACATACTCCATAACAAATCAAGCTACAATACCTTCTTATCAGAGTGGACTGACATCTAATTCTAAATAAGCTATCAATTTTAAAGTAGGAAGCTGATGATACCATCTTTCTTTTTCAAAATTGTTGCAACATAAATGTGATAATTAAAAAAGTAAAATGGGTGGCCCAACATATATTTGACACCCCTACTGGGAATTTTCTATTCCAGATGCAGTTAGGCCACTTGCGAAGTATAAAATCTAATCTATGATGCTGACTATAATATCTTTCTTCTCAATTTGCTGCTACTTAAACTGTGTCAATCTTGATGGAATCATGGCATCATACAGTGGTAGTCCAGGCCAACTATCACAAAGAGAGAGTTTCAACGAAACAGAAATCTTTCCTCTCCAATACTGAAACTCTTACCTCGATTTCAGGACTCACCAAACatcaatcaaaattaaatttgtaTCATCAAATTCACAaggttgattttttttattaaatcacaATGAATTAATCAATAAGAAAAAGTATGAAGTGGAAAGGCAAATGAAGAAACATTTTTCAGTCAGCAGCTATACTTACTCATATTTCCTAGACAAAACCCTCAAAACATATAAAGCTGCAAATACTTGCTGATCTTGCAATTGTAAATTGCACTTTATCCAGTGAAGAAGACTTGGCCACTGTTCTGGGTAATCATCTTGGATGATAGTTTTTAAGCATTCTCCAAGTTGTGCTCTGTGATGAAAATCTAAATATTAGAACAAATTTTCAATACATTAGAGACAAATCATATATTTTTACATGCTAATAAACACTGGAAAGAAATCAAAATGTTCATAGAAAATAGAAGTATACAAGATAGAGACGTAGATGTTGAAAGCATCAACATGGAATTTCACAGTGATATGTAGATGTACCATGCAACTCTCCTCCATAGCTCTTGAAAAAAGCTAGGAAGACTAAAGAAACAAGCAACAACATCACAGCAGGCAATCCCCAGCAATTATAAAGATGTTTATTAGATTGCCCACGACAAAGGTAAATCAAATCGAACAATTACATATAGTCCAGAAAATGGAAAGAAATATAATAAAACTACAAGCATGGGAAGATTCAAGAAGCGAGCATTAAAGGTTAAAAGCAATACATACATTAACAAGCACGAACTACATGCCAACTAAAACGTAATGAATTGATGATAAAGCCTAAGAAAGTAGCTGAGTGTCTGGGGGATATTAAAACATTCATTCAGAATAGAAAATGAGCTGAGTACTAGACTTTATGCATGAAATACGCATAGATAGTACATTACATATAAATAAAAGAGAGAAATTGCATGTATGTAGGAGGCAAAGTTGTATGCTACCACCTTTAAGCCTACCGAATTATGCACCTGCCCACTAAGTTCAAATTTTCATTAGATCTGTAATTCATTAGCAAATGTGCATATGTTCGTTTGAGGGTGTCCATGAAATATTTCCATTAAAATTTTCCTCAAAAAGTTACATATAGAGATATTATCAATTTTACACCAGAAAACTATCAGGGGTAAGTACAAATTGACATTTTGGAAAATATTTAAATTTCCAAATATCACTAAATGATATACCTTAACAAAGGAGGAATCTGAGCAATAAATTGAAGGATATTATCACGGACAACTCTCTTATCACTTTCTAATATTTTCTGTGGCTCCCCTGGAATTATCAATAACATCAAGATATTGCACCAAAGTCAAGTTTTATAAGTTCTAACATGGAAATCCTCATCCATACCGGGTTCATGAGGTGACCAGTTTTTAGCTACAAAGTTTTTGAAATGAATGCTGGCCACTTGTCGTACAGCCATATCACAACCACCATCAATTATGATCAGCAATAACCTCACCAAATGTTGCTCCATATATTGTAACTGTTGAAAAGAAAAGTTGAATTTAGTATAGCAaacaaaaaagatataaaaaCAACCACAACCAGAATAACTGTCTTGTGTGAGGCTACCGCTTGTAGTATGCAAAATTCTGTGTTTCCACCTTTGCATATGTGAATACAAGGACCATTGATGGATTGTCAGATAGCATCAAATCTTTGCAATggatgaaaataaagaaaatgcAAAGGCATGATCCCCTGATAATATACACATTCATTTGTTAACATCATGGAGCTCGGGTCAGAACTGAAGGACGGATGAGTCTATATGATACTCCAAATGGCAAGTACGGCTGCGAAGTACCCACAAAGTTTATGGAATGCAACGCACTACAATACCTTAACAACGGGAAAAGCAACACGAGACGATGTGATTATCAATAACCAATCAAGAACTATATACTTCGACACCCCATTAGATCGACGAAAGCATAGAAGCGATCAGGCTGGTAAGAACCTCATCACTAAGCCAACACAAGAAAGCGCAATCGCCGTGGATCACACGGTACTCCAGCCCACCGATAACGTCGGAAAACGACCAACAACTCAAAAGACCAACCGGTTAAAGACAGAAGGGCGTGGAACACACCTGGTTGAGGCTCTCCTCCGCGGCCTTCCGCTCCTCGGGGATGTGGCTGAGCGCGGAACGGAGGACAACGGCGAGGCCGGTGAGATCCATGGCGGCGGGACCCCGGAATCTTTATCAGCCAGCGGCAAGAGGGAACCAATCGCTGACCCCCAGCTAGGGTTCTGGATCGGTTCCCCGAGGGTTTTAGGTTGGCGACAGTGGAGACAACAATACCGAAGAGCTCAACGCCGAAGAAGaaggagagaaaagaggagatcAAGCGGGTATTTAATTTTAGGGTTCGGTCAGGATTTAAATACGTGCTTGTCCTGACTGGTCCGGGCTGGTGCGGCGTTCCGGCTTGAGAACGGATCCTCTCCAGCGAACCTTTTAAAAGAGTCCACCTTATCCCCTGGGCACGCCATATCGACGGATGGACATTCTTACGAGCTGACAATTTGACGGTTTCAATTGGCACTGTGCCTTGGAATTTCCGATTGGTAATGGACGGGATCTCAATCTACATCTGGGAAGTTGGATGTCGGATCCTCTCCAGCGCACATTTTAGATGGGTCCACCGCATCATGTCGGTCCCACGCAGCGACGGAGGGATTCCCTCACGGTCAGACAAATTGACGGGTGCGATGAGCATTGTGATTTGAAAGTTCGGACTGGCAATGGATGAGATCCTGCTGGACATCCGGGAACACAGGGAAGTCGCCGCTGTGCAGAATTTGGGGGCGTGGCTGCGGGGTTTATTGTGACAGCTGGCGTTGCAGTGAATGTGATTTGAGGATATTATGGGCTACATTGGATCCTTCTCTTGTCACGTGCTCAAACCCAGGTCACATGCTTACCTATGTTTCGGCTGAACTTACTTGTATATCCCTCCAAAATTGgctattttacatatatattcctgtaaaaattaaaaaatacttaCATATTacttttttgattatttgaataatTATGTTGAAAGTCAAATatagattaatattttttaaatatataaaatatacagACTCAAATAATTGATCAAAATAATAGAACATACTAAGGTCATGTTAGAtccaatgaaaaatataatagaatTTATATTACGATGACTGAATCTCATAATACGTTtacgataaatattttgatattggaatcaaaatatattatacatTTTAATTTTAATCGGATGGAATTTAATCCTTCTCTGGTTTTAATCCCAATACATATGATATAAAGAAATGGACCTCGAATGTCAttatatcatataaaatattgTTGATGAGACGAAGAAATATGGCAGGAATACTTGTCATACACGCTGCAtcagcggagagagagagagagagagagagagggactaaGAGAAAGAAAGCCACATGGATTTGCTTGAAGATGATGAGATCAGAAGCACGCTATTCGTGGAAAGACTGTTTTCCCTTCTTCACCAATTTCTTCTTGATGGGGGAGGGGAGTTTCTTCCATGTAGCCGCTGCATTCTTGGCCTTGCGCCATCCCTTCTTGCAGGAGgtcttgaccttcttcatcccctTCTTGAGTAGGCGGACCATCTCCTTGGCATGCACCTTCATCTCATCCAATTCCCCCATTGGTTCTGTGGAGGAGCAGCCTTGGATCCCGCTCGCGACTGCCGAGTTATcacggagaggaagaagagaggacgatgcaaagACTATATACAGAAGAAAGCTCGGAATGTACTCCTCGCTGGCGTCGTTGCGATCGAGAGGTTCGTGTTGAAGTGCAAGCTTATCGTCAAACAACCGATAATAGCATCTTGTACGAGTGCAGATATAGAAAAAAAAGGATGCGCGTGTGATCGTTCTCGCTCCTGTTTTATGTGGAATGTGTTATGTATGGTTCGATTGTTTCTCTGTAAAAGACTGCCAATATTATCAAAGCAACGACGTCCACTTTTCTTTCTGGTCATATCCAAAGATGTGATTGATTGATTCAATGGAGGCTTCAAATTTTTGTGAGACAATGATCACAAAGGAGTAATCTTATTATTGTAGGctgaaaaatattatgaaaatagACGATGAAATTACTATCACGCATTAAAATGCGAAAAAAAAGGTTCATGTGAGTTGACAAAATCAATAGGCGAATAAGAGGAATGACCTACACGTAAATAAGCATTTAGTAACGCAATCAACACGTAGTACCTCTACGATCAATGATCTGTGGATCGTAGAGAGATTTTTTGGTGGGACAAACATTGGTTATGAGAGTTCTTCTTTGTCTAATATTCGTATATGATCATCTCCCACAGTGCTGTATCTTTCTTTATTCTTGCAATCAATGGTATGATCGCATGGTGAGCACAAAATTCAGAATAGATAACGATTTGAGAACATAAATGTTAAATTAAAATTCAGATCTAAGATCAAACTGAACTTTTTAACTATCGGTTTCTCCTCTAACCCTCAGTTTATTAAAAACAAAGAATTAAACGAGAAAAGTAAAATGAGAAACAGAACTCATCTTCTCACAGCAAGCAGCAATCAAGCAAGAATCAGCCTATCCgtggccaaaagtttcatatTTGGTGTACGGTTATGGAATTCAACAGCACCTAAATCGATATGGGTACAAGAGTGCATAAATTATCATTTGAGACCTTTTGGCTCAACACGACACGTCATCACACGACGAATGTCTGGTTAGGGTCTCTCTCATAGCCTTACCTTGGGGATCCACCTGCTGAGAGCTTTGCTCTTTGTAACCAGCATCATGATGGTTCGATAAAGCAACATCCGCATTTAACTCATCGCCGGTGTCAATGATAATGTTATGAAGCAGACAGCACACGAGTATAATGCTAGGTAACTTGTGCTTATCTGGTCTCCACATGACTTTGTGTAGGATCCTCCAGCCACCCTTTAATTGAGACAACGCCCTCGCTGCAAGCAACCTTGCAGCCTTTTGTTTGGCATTGAAGCCGATCATTGAAGAGGACAAGTTTTTGCCCTCGTATGGAGTCATGAGCCATGGAAGAAGGGGGTAGGTTGCATCTCCTACGATGAATTCTCTGATCTCTGCCTTCTCTGAAGACATTTTAATAGGACCGTTTAGCCGCCTCCCACTCTCACAGAGTTTAAAAAAACCTGAGCACTTCAATAGGCGGGAAATAGTCATGCTTCCAGGCCAACCGGTCACAATGTCAAGGAATCTCAGTTCATGGTCCACGATTCCTTGCAAGAACATGCTGTAATTGCTCTCTTGGTCGCACCAATCATCTGACGATTCCACTGCAGGAAGCGTCATTATAATATGGGTTGCATCTACGGCTCCACAGCAGTTAGGCAATCCAAAGGCTGTCTCCAATTTGGTTTTGATCTGCTCTATCCTGTCTGCATCAGGCCACCTGAGATGATGTCTGGCTCGCTCTTCCATGGACTCGATAAATCTCCATGTGACTTGAGAAACAGTAGATTGTCCAACTCCAAAGGCGGCACCAACTGATACTTGGGATTCACCAGATGCTAATCTTCTCATTGCAATGGCAACTTGCTTCTCGACGCTTAGAAGCCTCCCTTCAATATTTATAAGACCTGAAGGAGGCCTTGAAACCAGATCCTGTCTCACAAGTGAACATATGTACTCAAAAGTCTTCTTTGACACCCGAAAGAAATACTTGAAAGCTTCGTCTTCATCAGAAGGAATAGCGATCCCTGCATGTCATGTGACAGGGTTAAAGGATTAGTATTAGAGTCCAGACTGACTGTCTTTAATCTCTGACACATGATAAAGTTTATATTTCCAACCAAGGTTTACAACAATATTAAAttattcataaagaatatcatagGGTTGAGATCAAAACCCATCCTATAGTTGTTATAACAAGATTGCAAGGTGGATTATCTGATAAAAAAGCTTCCTCACATTCCCAAGAAGTATATAAGCCGATTATAGTATCTATAAAACATGCATATGGAGAAAAAAAATACAGAAAGTGCAGGTACGAAATTAGACTAATTGTTCCAGATGATGGATAAGTTGGAAGGCATATTAACAGCAAAAAAGCTAACATCGCTCAGACTTGGGACTTTTTGAAATCAGAAGACATGGCAAGGTCGGCAGAGTTGTCATTTATTAGATGAAGGAAGAAAAAAATGTGTCATGAATGTGTGCATAGGTCTAGCTTTGAGTTGATTGAAGTGCTAATCAAGTCCAAGGGTGAAGCTTTTATTTAGTTCAATACAGTTAATTAGTTTCAGTTTTAATGAGTTAATTAACAAAAGTTGAAGTATAATTATAGTTGGACTTGGACTCTGTATTTTCAAATTTAGAAGTGTCTGTCTGCTCCAGCAATTGTGTATGTTTGCTGCTTGTGTTCCTGCATCCTAACAGGATTTGGGACTTCATAAGCTAAATAATAGCTAAATAGATGAAATGTTTGTTGTATTTTACTGGATATATCATATTCTACAAACTTATTAGCTGGAACATAATAAGGGACAAATGATGTGTACCAAAGTATATCCCGATAAGCTAATTATTCTTCTAGAGACCTGCATTTTGTTTCCTGATTGGGGTGGAACAGTGGTTCAGTGTAAAAAGCTTTAGAGATCATCTATAATAAGTTTTAGCTGGAGCACAGGCTTCACCCCCTCCATTTTATCTCCTCCCATCTATTTTCTCTTACTTTCCTGCTTTTACCTTTATTTACTTTAATTATCAGCAATGAGAATAAGGTTCATAAAATAATATCTATGATTTTATTGATAGATTAGCCACTGAAGTCTCAGAACGGCAGCACACTGTAATGACATCATCTCTCAAAAACCAGATTACTTCAAGAAAGATTGACCATGAATTCAAAGCCTCACTGTAAAACTGACAACTGAGAATGCATTCTTTAGTGTGGAAATTTTAAGCTTATTATTCTAAAAGATTCTCACACTTACATGGAGTAAATTTTAAATTGGTCAAGAAATTAAACTCACTGCATCTGTGCTGTGCCCCAATTAGGAAAATTCTAAAACACAGAATCTTCCTTCCTTCTCAGTTTTCACATTaagatatatacgtatatattgtTTCTTTAACCAAACTATAACAGATTTATGAAACTTTATGATTCACGAACTTAATCTTTCTCCTTGGAACTATCTTACACCAGCTGCCATGTTTGAACTATCACATGATTACTAGATCCGCAACATGGAAATCAAGTAATTAGCAGTCgcaaaaatatatgaaaatgccACTTATCAGGTACCCTAGCAGTCCCATCATGCATTCGCCATCTACCTAAAGACCAAGAGACTAAAACTGAAGAGATCTGCAATTACGTGGGCAAACTTCAATTCATCGATTCGACAGCAGCCACCATATGCAAGCAAACAAGGAGCAatccaaaaaccctaatctgcagCATTCACAAGGATGCATCTCGAGACGATCATAGCACAGCGATTGAAATAACCGATGATCAGAAAGGCCTGGTTAATTAGCAGAATGGCAGGAAACGGAATCGTGGACGTACCGGGCGAGCCACCGTTCTTGTGCCAGAAGGTGTACCACCACTCTGTGTCCCCGGCCTTGAGCTCCACATGAGCGGCGTTGGATCTGTCGCCGAGCTTCGATGGATCCTTCGCCTTGCGTTTGGGTTTCTTGGATTTCTTCGGAGGCGCCATAGGAAGCGAGAGAGCGGCGGAGTAGGAGGAGCTCCCACCGGAGTCGAACTCTCCCTTCTTTGCTTCAGGAAAACAAGTAGCATATGtaatataagatatatatatat harbors:
- the LOC135622702 gene encoding importin beta-like SAD2, with the protein product MDLTGLAVVLRSALSHIPEERKAAEESLNQLQYMEQHLVRLLLIIIDGGCDMAVRQVASIHFKNFVAKNWSPHEPGEPQKILESDKRVVRDNILQFIAQIPPLLRAQLGECLKTIIQDDYPEQWPSLLHWIKCNLQLQDQQVFAALYVLRVLSRKYEFKSDDERTPLHLIVEDTFPLLLNIFNKLIQIMNPSIEVAVLIKLICKIFWSSIYLEIPQKLLDPNVFTAWMVLYLNLLERPVPLEGQPCDPDLRKSWGWWKVKKWTVHILNRLYTRFGDLKLRKAESKAFAQMFQKSYAGKILVCHLQLLGVLRTGGYLPDRIINLILQYLSSSVSKNSMYQLLQPQLDILLFEIIFPLMCFNDNDQKLWTEDPHEYVRKGYDIIEDLYSPRTAAMDFVSELVRKHGKGNLQKLIHFIVEIFRRYDEAPIELKPYRQKDGALLAIGTLCDKLKQSEPYKSELERLLVQHVLPEFSSPVGHLRAKAAWVAGQYAHINFSDQNNFRRAFHCVVSGMRDPELPVRVDSVFALRSFIEACQDLNEIRPILPQLLDEFFKLMNEVENEDLVFTLETIVGKFGEEMAPYAFGLCQNLAAAFWKCLNTSEADEEADDSGALAAIGCLRAISTILESISSLPHLFAQIEPILLPIMQRMLTMDGQDVFDEVLELVSYMTIFSPTISLDMWSLWPLMVEALGDWAIDFFENMLVPLDNYISRSTAHFLTCKDPDYQQSLWKILSTIMSDRKMEDSDIEPAPKLIEVVFQNCKGQVDHWVEPYLRITIDRLHRTKKPYMKCLLMLVIADALYYDASLTLGTLHKLGVASDIFNLWFQMLQDVKKNGMRANFRGLHDKKVCCLGLTSLLCLPVDHFPGEALERVFKATLDLLVSYKGQVAEAEKLNDAAVDMDGFDADEENEEEDSDKEMGDDTEDGDEVDSLELQKLATEARGFQSNDEDYETDDDYSDYDDDSQSPIDEIDPFIFFVETVHALQASDPTRFQNLMLTLDFHYQALASGIAQHAEQRRTDIEKEKLDKAATQ
- the LOC135622703 gene encoding protein ANTAGONIST OF LIKE HETEROCHROMATIN PROTEIN 1-like, whose amino-acid sequence is MAPPKKSKKPKRKAKDPSKLGDRSNAAHVELKAGDTEWWYTFWHKNGGSPGIAIPSDEDEAFKYFFRVSKKTFEYICSLVRQDLVSRPPSGLINIEGRLLSVEKQVAIAMRRLASGESQVSVGAAFGVGQSTVSQVTWRFIESMEERARHHLRWPDADRIEQIKTKLETAFGLPNCCGAVDATHIIMTLPAVESSDDWCDQESNYSMFLQGIVDHELRFLDIVTGWPGSMTISRLLKCSGFFKLCESGRRLNGPIKMSSEKAEIREFIVGDATYPLLPWLMTPYEGKNLSSSMIGFNAKQKAARLLAARALSQLKGGWRILHKVMWRPDKHKLPSIILVCCLLHNIIIDTGDELNADVALSNHHDAGYKEQSSQQVDPQGKAMRETLTRHSSCDDVSC